The following proteins come from a genomic window of Pseudomonas sp. MAG733B:
- a CDS encoding DUF480 domain-containing protein: protein MSTEQETTFDEPRLNSTEIRILGSLIEKQATSPETYPLTLNALVIACNQKTSREPVMNLTPGQVGQSLRALEGRGFTKLVMGSRADRWEHKVDKALELVPAQVILTGLMFLRGPQTVNELLTRSGRMHEFEDTEQVVHQLERLIARGLAVLIPRQAGQREDRYSHAMGDPADIEAILAARQNPSERGAGSGVSVERIEELEARIAALEERLARLE, encoded by the coding sequence GTGAGCACTGAGCAAGAAACGACGTTCGACGAACCACGGCTCAACAGCACGGAAATCCGCATTCTGGGTTCGTTGATCGAGAAACAGGCCACCAGCCCGGAAACCTATCCGCTGACCCTCAATGCCCTGGTGATTGCCTGCAACCAGAAAACCAGCCGCGAGCCAGTGATGAACCTCACGCCCGGTCAGGTCGGCCAGAGCTTGCGTGCGCTTGAGGGACGTGGTTTCACCAAACTGGTGATGGGCAGTCGTGCCGATCGCTGGGAACACAAGGTCGACAAGGCGCTGGAACTGGTGCCGGCGCAGGTGATTTTGACCGGGCTGATGTTTTTGCGTGGCCCGCAGACGGTGAATGAACTGCTGACCCGCAGTGGCCGCATGCATGAGTTTGAAGATACCGAACAGGTGGTGCATCAGCTGGAGCGGTTGATTGCGCGAGGGCTGGCGGTATTGATTCCGCGTCAGGCCGGGCAGCGTGAGGACCGCTATTCCCATGCGATGGGTGATCCGGCGGATATCGAGGCGATCCTTGCGGCGCGACAGAATCCGAGCGAGCGCGGTGCCGGCAGCGGTGTTTCGGTTGAGCGGATTGAAGAGCTGGAAGCGCGGATTGCGGCGCTGGAAGAGCGGTTGGCGCGCCTCGAATAA
- a CDS encoding cupin domain-containing protein gives MHPPILNLNQVELEPLPEAFAPTGETAGRYQQRLARVGQLLGAQKLGYRLYVLEPGMRGSPFHSHRVNEEMFYVVAGEGEVRLGAERFPIRTGDVIACPPGGPEKAHQIINTSNAELRYLAVSTQQSPEICEYPDSGKYAVMDDFKVDAEGNASGFVAVARQEDGIDYWDGE, from the coding sequence ATGCATCCACCCATTCTCAATTTGAACCAGGTCGAACTTGAACCGCTGCCCGAAGCGTTCGCGCCCACCGGCGAAACTGCCGGGCGCTACCAGCAGCGCCTGGCCCGCGTCGGTCAGCTATTGGGGGCGCAGAAGCTCGGTTATCGCTTGTATGTGCTGGAACCGGGCATGCGTGGCAGTCCGTTTCACAGTCATCGGGTCAATGAAGAGATGTTCTATGTGGTGGCCGGGGAAGGCGAGGTGCGACTCGGCGCAGAGCGTTTTCCAATCCGTACCGGCGACGTGATTGCCTGCCCGCCGGGCGGCCCGGAAAAAGCCCACCAGATCATCAATACCAGCAACGCCGAACTGCGTTACCTCGCGGTCAGCACTCAGCAGTCACCGGAAATCTGCGAATACCCGGATTCCGGCAAATATGCGGTGATGGATGATTTCAAGGTGGATGCCGAGGGCAATGCTTCGGGGTTTGTTGCGGTGGCGCGGCAGGAGGATGGCATCGATTATTGGGACGGTGAGTAG
- a CDS encoding shikimate 5-dehydrogenase: MQMNPNRDTQLCMSLSGRPGNFGLRFHNHLYEQLGLNFYYKAFSSQDLPGAVGGIRALGIRGCGVSMPFKEACIALVDELDASAAAIQSINTIVNTDGHLKAYNTDYIAIAQLLETHAVPKDTTFALRGSGGMAKAVASALRDGGYKNGLIVARNERAGRALAESLGYEWQPELGTGRPQMLVNVTPVGMDGGTEAGQLAFEIDVIKSADIVFDVVAIPSETPLIVRGRAEGKKVITGLEVIAIQALEQFVLYTGVRPTEEQFQKAVAFARS; encoded by the coding sequence ATGCAGATGAACCCCAATCGAGACACCCAACTGTGCATGTCGCTCTCCGGGCGTCCGGGGAACTTTGGGCTGCGATTTCACAATCATCTGTATGAACAACTGGGGCTGAATTTCTACTACAAGGCATTCAGCAGCCAGGATTTGCCCGGTGCAGTGGGCGGCATTCGCGCCTTGGGCATTCGCGGCTGCGGCGTATCGATGCCGTTCAAAGAGGCCTGCATTGCCTTGGTCGACGAGCTGGATGCATCGGCCGCCGCCATCCAGTCGATCAACACCATCGTCAACACCGACGGCCACCTCAAGGCCTACAACACCGATTACATTGCCATCGCCCAATTGCTGGAAACCCACGCCGTGCCCAAGGACACCACCTTCGCCCTGCGCGGCAGCGGCGGCATGGCCAAGGCCGTGGCCAGCGCCTTGCGTGACGGTGGCTACAAAAATGGCTTGATCGTGGCCCGTAACGAGCGCGCCGGGCGGGCACTGGCCGAATCCCTGGGCTATGAGTGGCAGCCGGAGCTGGGCACGGGGCGCCCGCAGATGCTGGTCAACGTGACACCCGTGGGTATGGATGGTGGCACCGAGGCCGGTCAACTGGCGTTCGAGATTGACGTCATCAAATCGGCAGACATCGTCTTCGATGTAGTGGCGATTCCTTCGGAAACCCCGCTGATCGTGCGTGGCCGTGCCGAGGGCAAGAAAGTGATTACCGGGCTGGAAGTGATTGCGATCCAGGCGCTGGAGCAGTTTGTGTTGTACACCGGCGTGCGACCAACCGAGGAACAATTTCAGAAAGCGGTGGCATTTGCCCGCAGCTAG
- a CDS encoding AI-2E family transporter — protein MNEETLKDKSLAVLLLLVSIAFVWILLPFYGAVFWAVILGILFAPLQRQLQLKFGWQRNLTSLLTLSICLLIAILPVIILSIFLVQEGTALYKNIESGELDIAGYVAQFKHSLPPYFQHLLDRFGMGELNGLREKIIKSAMTGNQFVATQAFSFGQGTFEFIVSFFIMLYLLFFFLRDGAELARKVRMAVPLEENQKRRLQLKFNRVVRATVKGNLVVAITQGALGGLIFWFLDIPSALIWAVLMAFLSLLPAVGAGIIWAPVAAFFLFTGAIWQGVTLVLFGVFVIGLVDNVLRPILVGKDTKMPDYMILISTLGGLAIFGLNGFVIGPLIAALFMSSWAIFIETKPRVQLP, from the coding sequence ATGAACGAAGAGACGCTCAAAGACAAATCGCTGGCCGTTTTGCTGTTGCTGGTGAGCATCGCTTTCGTCTGGATTCTGCTGCCGTTTTACGGCGCAGTATTCTGGGCGGTGATCCTCGGAATTCTGTTTGCCCCACTGCAGCGTCAACTGCAATTGAAGTTCGGCTGGCAACGTAACCTCACTTCACTGCTGACCTTGAGCATCTGTCTGTTGATCGCGATCCTGCCAGTGATCATCCTGAGTATCTTCCTGGTTCAGGAAGGCACGGCGCTCTACAAGAACATCGAAAGCGGGGAACTGGATATCGCCGGTTATGTGGCGCAGTTCAAGCACAGCCTGCCGCCGTACTTCCAGCATTTGCTCGATCGCTTCGGCATGGGGGAACTGAACGGCCTGCGCGAGAAAATCATCAAGAGCGCGATGACCGGCAACCAGTTCGTCGCCACCCAGGCCTTCAGTTTTGGTCAGGGTACGTTCGAATTCATCGTCAGCTTTTTCATCATGCTGTACCTGCTGTTTTTCTTTTTGCGCGATGGTGCAGAGCTTGCGCGCAAAGTGCGCATGGCCGTGCCACTGGAGGAAAACCAGAAACGTCGTTTGCAGCTCAAGTTCAACCGGGTGGTGCGGGCCACCGTGAAGGGCAATCTGGTGGTGGCGATCACGCAGGGTGCGTTGGGCGGATTGATTTTCTGGTTTCTGGACATTCCCAGCGCGTTGATCTGGGCAGTGTTGATGGCATTTCTGTCGCTGTTGCCAGCGGTGGGGGCGGGGATTATCTGGGCGCCGGTAGCGGCGTTTTTCCTGTTTACCGGAGCGATCTGGCAAGGGGTGACGCTGGTGTTGTTCGGCGTATTCGTGATTGGCCTGGTAGACAACGTGCTGCGTCCGATCCTGGTGGGCAAGGACACGAAAATGCCGGACTATATGATCCTGATCTCGACCCTCGGCGGCCTGGCAATTTTCGGCCTCAACGGCTTTGTCATCGGCCCGTTGATCGCGGCCCTGTTCATGTCGAGCTGGGCCATTTTCATCGAAACCAAACCGCGGGTTCAGCTGCCTTAG
- a CDS encoding LysR family transcriptional regulator — MELAQIRMFKTVAEVGSIARAAELLHCVPSNITARIKSLEAELGVALFLREGRGLRISPSGQTFLAYASKILALTAEAKRAVDPSADPSGPLRIGAIESSATGRLPRLLAKFHKRFPQVALELTTGTWAQLLDDTFNHKLDGAIVAVDVERSQLKRTPMYREELLVIASTSLGPLHDVADLHDKTMFLWPQGCPYRAAMEHWLLRNGLSLPIVSLASYGAIVGCVSAGAGVALVTKGVFDQYAKGAGCVAFEFPELTAIESLFYWHENAGVHPAREAFVAMLREEFA; from the coding sequence ATGGAGCTGGCGCAGATTCGCATGTTCAAGACCGTGGCCGAGGTGGGCAGCATTGCCCGTGCCGCCGAGTTGCTGCATTGCGTGCCATCGAATATCACGGCGCGTATCAAGTCGCTGGAAGCAGAGTTGGGTGTCGCGCTGTTTTTGCGTGAGGGGCGCGGATTGCGCATCAGCCCGTCGGGCCAGACCTTTCTGGCCTATGCCTCGAAAATCCTGGCCCTCACCGCCGAGGCCAAACGCGCGGTGGACCCTTCGGCCGATCCGTCCGGGCCATTGCGCATCGGTGCCATCGAGTCTTCTGCCACCGGGCGTTTGCCGCGTTTGCTGGCGAAATTCCACAAGCGTTTCCCGCAAGTGGCGCTGGAGCTGACCACCGGCACTTGGGCCCAGTTGCTCGACGACACGTTCAATCACAAGCTCGACGGCGCAATCGTCGCGGTCGACGTCGAGCGCTCGCAACTCAAGCGCACGCCGATGTACCGCGAAGAGTTGCTGGTGATCGCCTCAACTTCCCTCGGACCGCTGCACGATGTGGCGGACCTGCACGACAAGACCATGTTTCTTTGGCCTCAGGGCTGCCCTTACCGGGCGGCGATGGAGCATTGGTTATTGCGCAACGGGTTGTCGCTGCCGATTGTCAGCCTGGCCAGCTATGGCGCGATTGTCGGTTGCGTCAGCGCCGGTGCCGGCGTGGCGCTGGTGACCAAAGGGGTTTTCGATCAATACGCCAAGGGTGCCGGGTGCGTGGCGTTCGAGTTTCCTGAACTGACGGCAATCGAGAGCCTGTTCTACTGGCATGAAAACGCCGGGGTACACCCGGCGCGGGAAGCATTTGTGGCGATGTTGCGCGAGGAATTCGCTTAG
- a CDS encoding DMT family transporter, with translation MNPLTPSPLKIILAMAFVVACWGYSPTGIHIGLLAYDPVHLALLRFLIASVFMAVVAVWRGIHLPKLRDLPLLFGLGFFAVSLHHVAINFGQQGVSAGASSVLAQTTPLFSTLLARFVFKDRVSLWRWGCVILGLVGVVIVVAGDHGFGSIDAHGLLILLAALSWSLYFGLQKHHTGRYDGLTLVCYTVWSGTALLLVFLPGLVDQVVNAPLRVQLAVFALGIFPSALAYLAWAYVLAHVDLSRATMTLYLVPPMAMLIASFALGERPTLMVGVGAVVVLISVLALNLERRAVVQVAQA, from the coding sequence ATGAATCCACTCACGCCCTCCCCCTTGAAAATCATCCTGGCCATGGCGTTTGTCGTGGCCTGCTGGGGTTACTCCCCGACCGGCATCCACATCGGATTGCTGGCCTACGACCCTGTGCACCTGGCGTTGCTGCGCTTTCTGATCGCTTCGGTGTTCATGGCCGTAGTCGCGGTATGGCGGGGTATCCACCTGCCGAAACTGCGGGATCTGCCGCTGCTGTTCGGGCTGGGTTTCTTTGCGGTGAGCCTGCATCACGTGGCAATCAATTTCGGCCAACAAGGTGTCAGCGCCGGCGCGTCGAGCGTACTGGCGCAGACGACACCGCTGTTCAGCACGTTGCTGGCGCGTTTCGTATTCAAGGATCGGGTGAGCCTCTGGCGTTGGGGCTGCGTGATACTGGGATTGGTCGGCGTGGTAATTGTGGTGGCCGGGGATCATGGCTTCGGCAGCATCGATGCCCATGGTTTGCTGATCCTGCTGGCGGCGCTGTCGTGGAGTCTCTACTTCGGTCTGCAAAAGCATCACACCGGGCGTTACGACGGGTTGACGCTGGTGTGCTACACGGTCTGGTCCGGGACCGCGCTGTTGTTGGTTTTTCTGCCGGGGCTGGTGGATCAGGTGGTGAATGCGCCGCTGCGTGTGCAGTTGGCGGTGTTTGCCTTGGGGATTTTCCCGAGCGCGCTGGCGTATCTGGCGTGGGCTTATGTGTTGGCGCATGTGGACTTGAGTCGGGCGACGATGACCTTGTATCTGGTGCCGCCGATGGCGATGCTTATTGCTTCTTTTGCGCTGGGCGAGAGACCGACGCTGATGGTTGGGGTGGGTGCGGTGGTGGTGTTGATCAGTGTGTTGGCGTTGAATCTGGAGCGTAGAGCGGTGGTTCAGGTGGCGCAGGCTTGA
- a CDS encoding FadR/GntR family transcriptional regulator, protein MQEDLDAPARKRSHNLAHDLVAKLTQSILLGQMSPGDKLPSENSIVQEHGVSRTVVREAISKLQASGLVETRHGIGTFVLERAPEQGLRLNVDTALGVRSILELRMGLETQAAALAATRRTDQQLEQMREALDDYQSLLANNDSCVEADRRFHLLIAEATGNVCFTEIMQHLGSAMIPRTRVNAAERGAVDLSKLGQLANLEHEAILNAIKRQDPDAARAAMWLHLTNSRDRFSL, encoded by the coding sequence ATGCAAGAAGACCTCGACGCACCTGCCCGCAAGCGCAGCCACAATCTGGCCCACGATCTGGTGGCCAAGCTGACCCAGAGCATCCTGCTCGGGCAAATGTCGCCCGGCGACAAGCTGCCGTCGGAGAACTCGATTGTTCAGGAGCACGGGGTCAGTCGCACGGTCGTGCGCGAGGCGATCTCGAAATTGCAGGCGTCGGGGCTGGTGGAAACCCGTCACGGCATCGGCACGTTTGTGCTGGAACGTGCGCCGGAGCAGGGGTTACGGCTGAATGTCGATACCGCGCTGGGCGTGCGCAGCATTCTGGAATTGCGCATGGGCCTGGAAACCCAGGCGGCGGCGCTGGCCGCGACTCGCCGAACCGACCAGCAACTGGAGCAGATGCGCGAAGCGCTCGACGACTATCAAAGCCTGCTGGCCAACAACGACAGCTGTGTCGAAGCCGACCGGCGCTTTCACCTGCTGATCGCCGAGGCCACCGGCAACGTGTGCTTCACCGAAATCATGCAACACCTGGGCAGCGCGATGATCCCGCGAACCCGGGTCAACGCGGCCGAACGCGGCGCGGTGGATTTGAGCAAACTCGGGCAACTGGCCAACCTCGAACACGAAGCGATTCTCAACGCCATCAAACGCCAGGACCCGGACGCGGCGCGGGCGGCGATGTGGCTGCATTTGACCAACAGCCGGGACCGGTTTTCGCTGTAG
- a CDS encoding MFS transporter produces the protein MNTSISGMNDDADSVLKSAISKVKRHVLPLFVIMFIVNYIDRVNIGFVRAHMEHDLGIGAAAYGFGAGLFFIGYALFEVPSNILLQKVGARIWLTRIMLTWGLVAAGMAFIQNETHFYILRFLLGVAEAGFFPGVIYYFTRWLPGVERGKAIAIFLSGSAIASLISGPLSGLLLQISGFGMHGWQWMYFIEGMFSVGLCAFVWFWLDSKPHDAKWLTRDEQDALVKAIDDEQLAREAATPIKPSLGKLLKDRQIILFCVIYFFIQLTIYAATFWLPSIIKKMGDLSDFQVGMFNSIPWLLSIIGMYAFASLSAKWKHQQAWVAVALLIAAAGMFMSTTGGPIFAFVAICFAALGFKSASSLFWPIPQAYLDARIAAGVIALINSVGNLGGFVAPTTFGLLEERTGSIQGGLYGLAATSIIAAIIVFAARNKPKSAPAIPSAESAPRHA, from the coding sequence GTGAATACATCCATCTCCGGGATGAACGACGACGCCGATTCCGTGCTGAAGTCCGCCATCTCCAAAGTCAAACGTCACGTCCTGCCGCTGTTCGTCATCATGTTCATCGTCAACTACATTGACCGCGTGAACATCGGCTTCGTCCGCGCCCACATGGAACACGACCTGGGCATCGGCGCGGCCGCCTACGGCTTCGGTGCCGGCCTGTTCTTCATTGGCTACGCGCTATTCGAAGTGCCCTCCAACATCCTTCTGCAAAAAGTCGGCGCGCGCATCTGGCTGACCCGCATCATGCTGACCTGGGGCCTTGTCGCGGCGGGCATGGCGTTCATCCAGAACGAAACCCACTTCTACATCCTGCGATTTCTGTTGGGTGTGGCTGAAGCCGGATTCTTTCCCGGGGTGATCTACTACTTCACCCGCTGGTTGCCCGGTGTTGAACGCGGCAAGGCGATCGCGATTTTCCTCAGCGGCTCGGCGATTGCCTCGCTGATCTCCGGCCCGCTGTCCGGTCTGCTCCTGCAAATCAGCGGATTCGGCATGCACGGCTGGCAATGGATGTACTTCATCGAGGGCATGTTCTCGGTGGGCTTGTGCGCCTTTGTCTGGTTCTGGCTGGACTCCAAACCTCACGACGCCAAATGGCTGACCCGCGACGAGCAAGACGCACTGGTCAAGGCCATCGACGACGAACAACTGGCCCGCGAAGCCGCGACGCCGATCAAACCGTCACTGGGCAAACTGCTCAAGGACCGGCAGATCATCCTGTTCTGCGTGATCTACTTTTTCATCCAGCTAACCATCTACGCCGCGACGTTCTGGCTGCCGAGCATCATCAAGAAGATGGGCGACCTCAGCGATTTCCAGGTCGGCATGTTCAACTCGATTCCATGGTTGCTGTCGATCATCGGCATGTACGCCTTCGCGTCGCTGTCGGCCAAGTGGAAGCACCAGCAAGCCTGGGTTGCCGTCGCATTGTTGATTGCTGCTGCCGGGATGTTCATGTCCACCACCGGCGGACCGATCTTCGCTTTCGTTGCGATTTGCTTTGCGGCGCTGGGTTTCAAGTCGGCGTCGTCGCTGTTCTGGCCGATTCCCCAGGCCTATCTGGATGCACGCATCGCTGCGGGTGTCATCGCGTTGATCAACTCGGTGGGCAACCTCGGCGGCTTCGTCGCGCCGACCACCTTCGGCTTGCTGGAAGAGCGCACCGGTTCGATTCAGGGCGGGCTGTACGGCTTGGCCGCGACCTCGATCATCGCCGCGATCATTGTCTTCGCCGCACGCAACAAACCCAAATCCGCGCCCGCCATCCCATCGGCTGAATCCGCGCCTCGTCACGCTTGA
- the gudD gene encoding glucarate dehydratase, translating to MIAQDTTKAPIITSMQVVPVAGHDGMLLNLSGAHGPFFTRNIVILKDNAGHTGVGEVPGGERIRQTLEDARSLVVGSPIGTYQKILNQVRQTFADRDAGGRGLQTFDLRITIHAVTGLEAALLDLLGQHLDVPVAALLGEGQQRDEVKMLGYLFYVGDRNETDLAYRSEPEADNDWFRVRHEKAMTADAVVQLAVAAHAKYGFKDFKLKGGVLSGDAEIEAVTALAERFPDARITLDPNGAWSLKEAIRLCRDQHNVLAYAEDPCGAENGYSGREVMAEFRRATGLKTATNMIATDWREMGHAIQLQSVDIPLADPHFWTMQGSVRVAQMCHEWGLTWGSHSNNHFDISLAMFTHVAAAAPGEITAIDTHWIWQDGQRLTKAPLQIVDGCVQVPQKPGLGVELDMDQVAKAHELYKGMGLGARDDSVAMQFLIPGWKFDNKRPCLVR from the coding sequence ATGATCGCACAAGACACCACCAAAGCCCCGATCATCACCAGCATGCAGGTGGTTCCGGTGGCCGGCCATGACGGCATGCTGCTCAACCTGAGCGGCGCCCACGGCCCGTTTTTCACCCGCAATATCGTGATTCTCAAGGACAACGCCGGCCACACCGGCGTCGGCGAAGTACCGGGTGGCGAGCGCATTCGCCAAACCCTCGAAGACGCCCGCAGCCTGGTGGTCGGCAGCCCGATCGGCACTTACCAGAAGATCCTCAATCAGGTGCGCCAGACCTTTGCCGACCGTGATGCCGGTGGTCGCGGTTTGCAGACCTTCGACCTGCGCATCACCATTCACGCGGTGACTGGACTTGAAGCCGCGCTGCTCGATTTGCTCGGCCAGCATCTGGACGTGCCGGTCGCTGCCCTGCTTGGTGAAGGCCAGCAACGCGACGAAGTGAAGATGCTCGGTTACCTGTTTTATGTCGGTGACCGCAACGAAACCGACCTCGCCTATCGCAGCGAACCGGAGGCCGACAACGACTGGTTCCGCGTACGTCACGAGAAAGCCATGACCGCCGACGCCGTGGTGCAACTGGCAGTCGCCGCCCACGCGAAATATGGCTTCAAGGACTTCAAGCTCAAGGGCGGCGTGCTCAGCGGCGATGCCGAAATCGAAGCGGTCACCGCCCTCGCCGAACGCTTCCCCGATGCGCGCATCACCCTCGATCCGAATGGTGCCTGGTCCCTGAAGGAAGCGATCCGCCTGTGCCGCGATCAGCACAACGTTCTGGCCTACGCCGAGGACCCGTGCGGTGCGGAAAACGGTTATTCGGGCCGCGAAGTCATGGCCGAGTTCCGCCGCGCCACGGGCCTGAAAACCGCCACCAACATGATCGCCACCGACTGGCGGGAAATGGGCCACGCGATCCAGTTGCAATCGGTCGACATTCCGCTCGCCGACCCGCACTTCTGGACCATGCAAGGTTCGGTTCGCGTGGCGCAGATGTGCCACGAATGGGGCCTGACCTGGGGCTCGCATTCCAACAACCACTTCGACATTTCCCTGGCAATGTTCACCCACGTCGCGGCGGCTGCGCCAGGTGAGATCACGGCCATCGACACCCACTGGATCTGGCAGGATGGCCAGCGCCTGACCAAGGCCCCGCTGCAAATCGTTGACGGTTGCGTGCAGGTGCCGCAGAAACCTGGACTGGGCGTAGAACTGGACATGGACCAGGTGGCCAAGGCCCACGAACTGTACAAAGGCATGGGCCTTGGCGCGCGGGACGACAGCGTGGCCATGCAGTTTTTGATTCCGGGATGGAAGTTCGATAACAAGCGGCCGTGCCTGGTACGTTGA
- the ampC gene encoding class C beta-lactamase, translating into MDRLKTLAACLGLLTAGQCVAQDPIESVVNAAVKPVMQKEGIAGMAVAVTVNGKQHFFNYGVASKEPAKPVTENTLFEIGSVSKTYTATLAAYAVANGKLSLNDKASHILPALRGSAFDNISALQLGTYSAGGLPLQFPAEFDSPDKMLGYYQQWKPAYAPGSQRLYSNPSIGLFGYLAAHSLGQPFDEVMANTLLPKLGLKHTFLKVPQDQMGLYAQGYNKDGKPVRVGPGALDSEAYGVKTSAADLLAFVEANLKPSRLEKPLQQAIALTHTGYYTVDDLTQGLGWELYRYPITLDRLLAGNSTPMAMEPHKVQWLNPPQSPAQDLLINKTGSTGGFGAYVAFVPSKDMGIVILANKNYPNAERVRIAHQILTALPSL; encoded by the coding sequence ATGGATCGCCTGAAAACGCTCGCGGCGTGCCTGGGACTGCTGACCGCAGGCCAGTGCGTCGCACAGGACCCAATCGAGTCGGTGGTGAATGCCGCTGTTAAACCGGTCATGCAGAAAGAAGGCATTGCCGGAATGGCCGTGGCCGTTACCGTCAACGGCAAACAGCACTTCTTCAACTACGGCGTGGCATCGAAAGAACCCGCCAAACCGGTCACCGAAAACACCCTGTTCGAGATCGGCTCGGTCAGCAAGACCTACACCGCCACCCTCGCCGCCTATGCTGTGGCCAACGGCAAACTGTCCCTGAACGACAAGGCCAGTCACATCCTGCCAGCCTTGCGGGGCAGCGCCTTCGACAACATCAGCGCCTTGCAACTGGGCACCTACAGCGCCGGCGGCTTGCCCCTGCAATTCCCGGCCGAATTCGATTCGCCCGACAAAATGCTCGGCTACTACCAACAGTGGAAACCGGCTTACGCCCCCGGCAGCCAGCGACTGTACTCGAACCCCAGCATCGGCCTGTTCGGCTACCTCGCCGCGCACAGCCTGGGTCAGCCGTTCGATGAGGTGATGGCGAACACCCTGCTGCCGAAACTCGGCCTGAAACACACCTTCCTGAAAGTGCCGCAAGACCAGATGGGGCTTTATGCCCAGGGCTACAACAAAGACGGAAAACCGGTGCGAGTCGGGCCGGGGGCGCTGGATTCCGAGGCATACGGGGTGAAAACCAGCGCTGCGGACCTGCTGGCGTTTGTTGAAGCGAACCTGAAACCGTCGCGCCTGGAAAAACCATTGCAGCAGGCGATTGCGTTGACTCATACCGGTTACTACACGGTCGACGACTTGACCCAGGGTCTCGGTTGGGAGTTGTATCGTTACCCGATCACTTTGGATCGATTGTTGGCGGGCAACTCGACGCCGATGGCGATGGAGCCGCACAAAGTCCAATGGCTGAATCCGCCGCAGTCGCCAGCGCAAGACTTGCTGATCAACAAGACCGGTTCGACTGGCGGGTTTGGGGCATACGTTGCGTTTGTGCCGTCGAAGGACATGGGGATTGTGATTCTGGCGAACAAGAATTATCCGAATGCGGAGCGGGTCAGGATTGCGCATCAAATACTGACCGCCCTGCCCTCGCTGTAG
- a CDS encoding DUF4174 domain-containing protein: MLIRSLTLATLLAVAGPLFAADGDSPLDMDKGRARPLIVIAPSTVDPTWVSLKKALDEPANRKGFTDRNMVLYTVLNLMGQREGKDLGPQDTAALIRSLKLGAGAKTKVILVGKDGEKKFEQSDTVKLEEIFAAVDQLPAAEKETPAPTVATPAAEPEPAAKGAKNGKPAKPAKPTKPPEMPDD, translated from the coding sequence ATGCTCATCAGGTCACTGACCCTGGCTACCCTGCTGGCTGTCGCCGGCCCCCTGTTCGCCGCCGATGGCGACTCACCGCTGGACATGGACAAGGGCAGGGCCCGGCCGCTGATTGTCATCGCTCCGAGCACGGTTGATCCGACGTGGGTCAGCCTGAAAAAGGCGCTGGATGAGCCGGCCAATCGCAAGGGTTTCACCGATCGCAACATGGTGCTGTACACCGTGCTCAACTTGATGGGCCAGCGCGAAGGCAAAGACCTGGGGCCGCAAGACACGGCGGCATTGATCCGCTCACTGAAGCTGGGCGCCGGCGCCAAGACCAAAGTGATACTGGTCGGCAAGGACGGCGAAAAGAAATTCGAACAATCGGATACCGTCAAGCTGGAAGAGATTTTCGCAGCCGTCGACCAGCTGCCGGCGGCGGAAAAAGAAACCCCGGCGCCAACCGTGGCGACGCCCGCCGCTGAACCTGAACCGGCGGCCAAAGGCGCAAAAAATGGTAAGCCAGCGAAACCGGCGAAACCTACCAAACCGCCTGAAATGCCGGATGACTGA